CCTGGAAGTTTGCCCACTAGGGTAACGATCATTAACTGtcattatttgttgttttagttCCTCACTTGTTTGGGAATGATCCTGTGGAAATTTGTGGTGAACGGAGACAACTTTATCGGCCAGATCTTGTCTTTTACGCTGCTGTGTACCTCACTCTACTGCACTTACGTTTTGCCAGGTATTTTGTGAATACACGTGGCAACGACATAAATAAATCCATGCTAATTATCTTAATGTTTCTCATCTTAGGCTTCATTGCACTTTCTCTTGTGCTTCTGAGAAGGTTTGACCATCTGAAGGTTTCGTCCGGCATGTTTATTATTGCGGGCTGGGGGTGAGTCAGCCATCATGAGGTACTTTCACTTGTGTGGTCAACAACACTGtaatagtgtgttttttttttcattctgaaCAGAATCCCTGCATTCATAACTGCTGTGTTGCTAATCTGTGGGGAAAAACTGCCAGACACCATCGACTCATCGCTCTTTTACAGTAAAACGCAGGTATGGTGGGTTAACAAtccttttttgtgttttgtttcttttcttaccCGCGTTTGCTTTGACAGATCATCTGCAGCACGTTTGTGCTGACTCTCAGTGTACTACTATCAGGGGGTTCCTTGGTGTTTCTCAGCAGAGGAAGCTGGGCCCAAGAAGACCGAATTCAAGGGGGAAATCCGTCCGTGGAAGACCTTGTGACTGAAAGTGAGCAAGATAACCACTCTTTGTTTGAACCTGAACCCCGTTCAGCAGATCCCAACACAGGTACTGTTATTTAATCGTGTAGAAGTTACACATATTTGGATTTGTATACAGTAGAAAattgtgatttattattatacagTGATGCCTTTTTAACACTGCTTTTTCAAAAGCTATGAAATTTCTCTACAGCTTTGTCTATTCAGGTTTTGTTCGTGTAAAGGGAGCTCACCCATATCTCTGGAAACACTTTTGACCTAGATATTACAACAGTTATTGAAATGGATGTAATCAATATCCTCCTGACAACCAGCAATTCGAATTTGTCCTCTGGAGTGGACCCTTTAAAACCTGGATATCTCCCACcgagtgcatacgattgaattaactccttttgcgctctatagaggacattcagaactttccaatgataccaaatgtgtaggggtggggctttgctacctttgacaaggaaaagtaagtgtataacactttttattgaacaaatttaggcttaaaATCTtaccatgttttctataagactctttagaacacattaaagtattttttttaattattttaactgtatttgagcctcaCATTTAAgtcttaaaaaatgtcctctgtagtggacacatcatagtttaaaaataaaaacttcttctttttcaaaaatttcttttgcagtattccagttacttcacaaagattggggaatatcataataaacatgattgggcagtatttttatttcctggtagtcaggaggatatcacTAATGTTCCAGTTTCTGATCATTTTTGTGTCTTTTAATGTCACAATGTCTGCAGCAGAACAGTGTACTCAGGCTATGGATGGTgtcaaaattaacttttttttttttttttttttttttgtcagtttggGTTAGTGTGTTACAAACATTTGATATTGAatatggtgttccgcagggaAGCGTTCTTGGTCCTGAtcttttttctctttatttgaTTCCTCTTTTCACATTAAATACCAAACCGGTGACTGAATCATAATTCATTTACGTTTGTGCACTGTCAAAAcaggaatgattttttttttaaatcaaattaatcgaaaaaataataaatgaattgatttttttttaaaaatgttagttGCAGTCCTAATTTCATTACTCTGTTTTCAAACAGTATTATAGAGCATTTTTTCCTCACAAttggtcacagaacaaatttaagtcttatctcaaggcacccGTTCTTCTCTACTAGAATACTCCGCACTAGATTACTGATAATGAATTGCTGTTACTTTCCTTCTCGTTATCAGTGCGCCTCATGTGCGGATGTGCGCCACCCCAGCCCATGCCTGACATGATCATCAGCACAAATATGAACCACACGGCAAACGCACTCGCAGGTATTGAGCAATAGCATGCAAAGGTTTCTGTGCTTCATGTGAAGTTGAATTATTTGCTGCACAGGAGGATGAAATGTTCATTCCAAATCTTTATTCTGCCCCCTCAGGTCAAAGTGAGAATAGCGACTCGACCGTTTGCCTTGTGTTCAGAGTGGAAGAGCATCATCAGGATGAAGATAGACAAGTGGCCCGTCATGTGCTCTTGTGTTTGCTTCTGGCGGTCGGTGCGCTAGCTGTGagtaaaaaaaaccccaaaaaaaacatgataaacTCTCACTTGATGTTCTCACAAGTAGTGATTGCATTATCATTGGCAGTGCATCAAACCCATATCAGGGTTCATTCAGTTGCATTTTATATCACTGAAAACGGTTTGTTTTGTACATGTACCCTTCCCTCGTGATAGAACTTGTCCAGCTGCGTGTGGTTGCTCTTGTACCAAGACCCGGGCAGACTTTACGTGGAGCTGCAGTTTTTTTGTGCTGTGGCCAACTACGGGCAGGTTTGGTGTTCTAATCAGAATGAGAGTTTCCACTACGTCACGCGCTACATGACATTGATGTGATTGCAGGGCTTtctctcctttgctctgtttGGCCTGGACAAACATTCCATTTTACTGCCCGTCTGGAAAAGGTGAGAAACAAACAGTACTTAATGTAAGAACGTAAAAACTAGTGAgagagcttttaaaaaaaagttgctaaaATAATGAATTGTACTGCCCAAATTGAATATTGAGTATTGAATAAGGATGCATGTGTGTTAATATGTTGATGTTGTGCCTGTGGATTAGGTTACACAGACTGTGGTATGGAAATGGGCAGGAAGAGCAACCACAAAGTGACGTGACCGAGGAGATCAGGAAGACCTGCGCTGACTTCGTCCAACACCATAAAGACCAATGTTTTCATGACATTGTCAGGGAGAGAAGGTGAGAAGATGTCCTGCTCAGTGCTTTTTCAGAAATGTGGaaggcaaggcagctttatttatatagtgggTGCATAATTAAAAGtgtgtttacaaacaaaaaaaatggacattggAAAGCAGAGTAAAGAAGTAAAAGTAGAgagaatattttaaaaatgctttgaaaAACCTTAATCATATTtcatttgcatgcagcataacagctaaatgctgcttcaccatgtttgctttgaactctgggctccactagtaaaatattttactgacattacattcttcttctttttttttttttttttaatacacaaccttataaaaaaaatgtacattcatcTAAATAGAATCAAACAATCATGCTTGATGGAAAGAAGGCTTAAATATATTTCAACTTCAAAAGAAATATATAGagagctgtgcaattaatcgaaattcaatttcaattttaatcagtgcactccacaattacaaaatcagcataatcgtaaaataaatatgattaatactatttttttagatgtttaaatttatacatttgcaccttttttaaacttttaaaataactaatttaattttgtttcatccaaaaggaacttgcataattaatgtttcgaattattttatttgtcttaatattttttaatttcatttttaggtttaaacatttttcttttgtaccaaaaaataaatgatgatcctactgcacagtgcacaagctttttgccaacataaatacttattataattatatattattataaattctgtttgatctaaaaggaacttacataattatagtgtttctatttttattttaattggtcttaatatttttaaatgcttaaacattttcttgttttgtagcaaaaaataaataattgtttgaatacaggaatcgcgatttcaattattgccaaaaatcatgattattattttggcaataattgagcATCCCTCAGTGTTTGCTGTGTTTTTTCAGGTGTGGGATGCGGACAATGGTGGACTGTTTCCTGGGCTGTGAACTTGTGGAGTGGCTCCAGCAGGTGGGCTTGGCTCAGGATCAAGCTGCGGCCGTCCTCTACGGCACGTGCTTGCTGCAGGGCGGCGTTCTTCAGCACATCGAGCAGGAATGCGCCTTCCAAGACGCTCCCATTTTTTACTCCTTTGTGACCTAAGCAGTCACCCCCCCCCGCAAGCACTTTAACTTCAGCACTGTATGAAGATGGCTGCTTGACGTGTGTCCGCTTCATATAATGCATGAAACTGCTTGAGTTATTCAGGGCCGTGCAAGAGATGCAGTTTTGACGCGCTAGGAGGGGCCAAATTTGACTCCCACttgttttgaaatgcaaatgagATGACGTAAGTGGAAAAAGGCAaatgtgatgatgatgtcatattTGGAGGGCTAATTAGTTTGAATTGAGGCTTGACAATTTTATTCTTTACAAGCAATATTGCTCAGCAATGCATGACTTTGTTGAATCGGCAACATTTCAAATGAACCAAATGCTCAAtacagaaagtttttttttttgtttgtttgttttttttttttaatgacagtatTGTCAACTTTTATGCAAGCCAGTATAAAGTACTGAATTGTAGTGTTTGGTGCCAGTATGCGAGTGAATTTTTCTGTTTACCTCAACGATAAAGAAGGGAAGATGGacattattgtttttctttctgacTGTACACAGTTTATGTTGCCATAGTGAATATTGACATAAGTCAAGGCAGGACCTTCACCATATTTTGTTTCAACATAAATATgttgtttggacattttttttaaaaggggaaAGTACCATTAAGCCTATTTATTACTGATGATAATAGTGAATAAGCATGAAAATGAACACTTTATTTTTGCTCGGGTGAAATACAATTGCAAGATGAGTgttattttgtgtttaaatgttaTGTTATGCACTTATGACACATTTTGTACAATGCTGCTTTATTTATAGAACATTTAGAATAAACCTGCAGATGTTACATCCTCCTGTTAAGTGTGAAGTAAATTGTTTAGCGACGTGCTTTCTACTGCTGCCGTGTCCTGAATGATTGATTATTGGACTTCGGAGCCTTTGCCGTACAGCTCCATCTCGTCCCTCACAGTGCTGGGGAACAGATCCAGCAAAGTATCAGGCTGCTCGACGCCATGATAAAGAATCTGCTCCATCTGTTTCATTCTCTCACTTTCTAGCTTTCTCATTCTGCGCGTCATCCGCTCTCCTCGCTCCTGCCGAGAATAAACAACATCGGTAAAGTATTCCACATACTGATGTGACTTTGTGGACTTGCGTCACCTTGTATGTCTCGATGAAGGCGGCCACCACCTCGTGTTTAGTGAACAAGCTGTGCTTTCTGTCAGGCTTGCTCTGGAAACGAGGTTTCTTCTTTACTGGGTCATGTGGGCCGTAACTGGGAGAAGTGGTCTCCTTTAGCTCCACTCTCATGTTTTCCACAAAGACGAAGGGTTTGAATATTGACCTGTTGTACGAAAGAGGAAGTTACGTGACCAATTTGGATGCCGCTAGACCGGCTCTTGTGGTCTTTACTTTtaaatttctattcattttgatCAAATCTCACCTCCTTACCCTTCAGAATTCAGTTCAAATTATGCTAAACTCAGCTGGGCTCAACCTAATAAGGACAATAAAATGGACGCTGCACCTTTCCGGGTCCGGAGTCGCAGTGAAATAGTGAACCCCTGGCAGAGCTGGATCCACAGGTACCACTGACACCATACTGCCTGTTGTCATGAACATGCCCTCCATGTTGATGCCGCTGTCTTTGTCCCTCAGGATGTCCATCATCGTCTGAGCGGTGATGTGTCCTTTAATGGATGAAAAACAACTCTCAAATTTCAGGATGAGGCAAAAATGCTGTAAAACTAACCATTGCTCTTCCGCAGCAGCTTCTTCCCTTCGCAGTATCGACTCCCGGATGCTTCAATTCTGGCCGTGTTCATGTAGGAGTagatggcggcaaagttgaacGGAGCCTTTCCGTCCCACCAGCCTTTATTTTGTGCATATTTGCGCAGGTCGGGATGTTCTCTGTCCATCTTGGTTGTGATGCTGTACTCATTTGAGATGTTACGATGTCCAGCTAAAGCGGAAcataatacaaattttgaaaaaacaactttCAAACAGTCTAAAAGTATAAATGAGATGAGCGCTCTATTGAGGCACCCTCTAGTGGACAAAAGTATAACAGACTGGCTCATTGATGAAAATACACTTGATCCACTGTAATAGCTCtgtaaatatgacttttttttcttctttttttcttttttaactcttCTCAGGCACTAATCAGGTTGTCGAACTGTCTCCCTGCATGCAATTTCTTATTAGATCGTATCTCACTTTCTTCAAAGTGCTTGGCCTGAAGTTGTTCCGATTACCTTCCACTCTCTCTGCAGCCCAGTACTTCCCTGAGGTCTCCATCACCCAGGCCTCCTTCCGGTCTGAGATCAGGAAGCTGTTGTGGTAAGTGAAGTCACATTGTTCTTCTAAGCAAGCTCCTCCTTGGCCATATTTCTCCAGAAGCTCGGCTATGACATGCACAGCTTTCTCTGCAGTGTCGGCTCTCTCAAGTGCAAGCCTGGAaaacaagtgttttgtttttctttctggcATGATAGTGATACATAACGAATACTGGTCTTTTACCTGACGAGATCCATGCCAAGAAGAGCCTCCTCACCATCAGCACTCTCTCTTCCCCACACAGCCTCATTCCCAATACAAACTTGGTGCTCATTTGCACCAATTTCTGCACCCCACAGCCACGCTGGTCTGCTCAAAATGATTGCATATGTGTGGGCAACTTGCTCTATCTCGATGTAAGTACACTGTTCACCAGGAGAAGTGACACAGGAAAAATACTGTTGTCACAGAAGGGTCACACAAGTAGGAATTAATACTGAGGCTGTAGCAAGTGCACCCACCTCGACCTTTGCCCCCGGCTCATAGTCAGTCGCAGGGAAATAAAGCACTTCCTGGACTTCGTCGCAAGGCCTGTCGGCATTCTTCCCAAAAATGATGTGGTGTCCCTCGGTGGAGGGGGGCAGAGCCACAAACGTGTCACATGAACAAAACATGCTGGACGAAGCTGGATGGATCACAAACTGGCCAAATTGTGATATGACGTCACATATGACCTGACAACATTGCATAGAAAAAAGTAAGACACCGTTTAAGAGCAAACGAAAGGCAAATAAGACGCCACACAATTACAATACCGCTGTTAACTGCTTAACACAATATCGACTAAAATCTGTCAATGTTTACTTTCTCTCATCTCTGCGACTCACGGGTTCGTTTACGACAGTCACGTGACGATACTGCAATTGGTTACTTCTTATTACACAAATTGTTACAATTTTataatcataattattattagttaagttaaatatttttatgtgaCAATACATATGAGGTATTATTTTGCCGAAGCATCCTAAAGCGCTCTGAAATTTACGACACTTTTTCACAAGTTGCATCACCACCGTCACGCCACATACGTAATGTGGGCTTTTCGGTGACACatcaaatgtgacaaaaacaaaaacaaacaaacgtagaTACGGTACTATATTAAATTTAGTGTTGGGCATTAAAAGAAttgtatttgatttgattaatcTCGCTTTTTGTATCTACTTTCTCCGATAAACCTGAATGCATCGACGATTTCCGCTTCCGTTTAGTTAACTTCCGGAAAGAGCGAAGCTAACCAGCATTAGCTGAAATTTCGTTTTAATATTCGGACGTTTTTGATTATCAACCATGGGGAAGTCTTTTGCCAACTTCATGTGTAAAAAGGATTTTCACCCTGCGTCGAAGTCTAATATCAAAAAGGTAAGTAAAAGTTAACGTTTCGGAAAGAAGTTTTTGCAGTAAACCCTTCGGTTTGCTTGTAAACATAGTTTCCTTCGCCTGGTTTGAGTTGCAGCTAGTTGACGTTTAAACGCTTGACAAAAATGCCACAAAGTGAaaacaataatgaaataataatgatgtcacaatttactcacaaattaaCATATTTACAATGTCTTCATTCCAGTGCCATATATTTTTAAGGAAAGCTCCAACGTGTGATCCTCCTTTTGTGCAGGTATGGATAGCAGAGCAGAAGCTAACTTTCGAGAAGAGAAAGCAGGAAGACCTGATGCAGGCTTATCTGAAGGAGCAGGACACCTACAACAACAGGTAAACCCTAATCCAGTCATGGTACGAAGTCCTCACAAATTTACTTAGTGCTCAGTGTGACATCTGGCCTtgtttagttgaacacaaagaTGATATACTTACAAGAACTGGAGAAAGGTGCACAGTACACTGAGATCTGAAATGATAATTTTGCCCTAATAAATATGACCACGAGTTGAAtgttcaatttcaaaataactgATGACTTTTTGAGcgttcatttttctttcttcacctTTTAGGGTGTTGATAGGGGATGATCGTGTTAAAAATGGCCTCAATTTCATGTATGAGGCTCCACCGGGAGCATCGAAAGGTAAGTAATCTCTTCAGGCCAAATCTTTCAATTACATTTGTATACTGAACAAAAAATATCAGCACAATGATTTTGTTTCTACTCAAAGTTTTCATGATCTGAACTCAAAAGATTGTTCACAAATGACTCTTCATGAGCGTTTCTTCTTTGCTTAGACAATCCATCCACCTGGTAAACGTGCCATatcaaaatgcaaagaagaCAGCAGGTGGGCCTCACACTGCCTACAGAAAAGACCACTACAAAGTGTGCATTCGTTTTGGGTTATGCaaacacctgtgaggtggatgGATTATTTCGGCAAAGGAGAAATGCTCGCTAACACAGAGTCTGACAgatttgtaaacaatattttGACAGAAATAGGCCTTTGGTGGACAAAATGTAGTGTTGCATCTTTAGTTCAGCTTTTAAAATATGTgcaatgtttatgtttgtgggtttttttctcattgtatttgtatttatcttCAGTCCTGATACTTGTTTTTCTCTCTCACAATTCCTGTCCCTGCTGCAGAGGAGAAGGCTGAGGTAAAACTTATGGACCTTTACTGTGTCTCTTTATGGGTTTTGTTACAACTATTTTGTTTACATGCCAGTAGCTCATTTGTATCCCTATTTTTCTTTAAGGAGGGAGAAGAGGAGTACAAATTTGAATGGCAGAAAGGGGCCCCCAgagaaaagtatttatttattcatgtattcattcattcattcatttattggtATAGTTCACAGTACTCTTGAATTATTTAACCAATTTAATTCTTTTTGCAGATATGCTAAAGATGACATGAACATCAGGGATCAGCCTTTTGGAATTCAGGTGATTTGTTGTCTTTTGCCCGCTTATCAACAAATGTTTGTTATAATTTGATGTTCATATTTCCACTATTGAACAATATCGACCGTTTCAATCGGCACCGAAGAAACGTGAACAAGAAGAGGACATTGAATTGTCTGATAGATCTCTCAAGTTGTCGAGTTacttaaattgtgttttggaaGTCAATAAGATTGAATGCttacatgattattattattttttttttcccgatcaCTTTGAAGGTGCGCAATGTGCGCTGCATCAAATGCCACAAGTGGGGCCATGTGAACACGGACAGAGAATGCCCTCTGTTTGGACTGTCAGGCATCAATGCCAGCTCTGTGGCTTCAGAGGACACAGCAGGTACACTTGGATCACATCCGTTAGACCTATTGCCTCTGTATGTTGGAATGCATGTAGACAAACATTACTGCATACAAAGTGTTGCACATGGAGTAAAAATTTGTAATACGATAAAAACGGCAGTTAGTTAACAGTAACATAATGACATTAAAACCCATAGTGAGTCCATGCTGAGTCAAAAAGTCAGAGgctaaaaatgagttttaaagatGAGATTCGATTATGTTGGGGAAAACTTGATGTTAATGCGTGCAACCAATGTATACTTTTGTAATAATGTAATTTAAAtcgacaaactttttttttccaattccaaAAAGAAAGTAGTGtttataatattttaatataataacaagaagtaaaaatattaggaacacaaTGCAAAGTA
The Festucalex cinctus isolate MCC-2025b chromosome 11, RoL_Fcin_1.0, whole genome shotgun sequence DNA segment above includes these coding regions:
- the scrn3 gene encoding secernin-3 isoform X1, giving the protein MYCHIKIFNLTNNNYDYKIVTICVIRSNQLQYRHVTVVNEPVICDVISQFGQFVIHPASSSMFCSCDTFVALPPSTEGHHIIFGKNADRPCDEVQEVLYFPATDYEPGAKVECTYIEIEQVAHTYAIILSRPAWLWGAEIGANEHQVCIGNEAVWGRESADGEEALLGMDLVRLALERADTAEKAVHVIAELLEKYGQGGACLEEQCDFTYHNSFLISDRKEAWVMETSGKYWAAERVEAGHRNISNEYSITTKMDREHPDLRKYAQNKGWWDGKAPFNFAAIYSYMNTARIEASGSRYCEGKKLLRKSNGHITAQTMMDILRDKDSGINMEGMFMTTGSMVSVVPVDPALPGVHYFTATPDPERSIFKPFVFVENMRVELKETTSPSYGPHDPVKKKPRFQSKPDRKHSLFTKHEVVAAFIETYKERGERMTRRMRKLESERMKQMEQILYHGVEQPDTLLDLFPSTVRDEMELYGKGSEVQ
- the scrn3 gene encoding secernin-3 isoform X3: MFCSCDTFVALPPSTEGHHIIFGKNADRPCDEVQEVLYFPATDYEPGAKVECTYIEIEQVAHTYAIILSRPAWLWGAEIGANEHQVCIGNEAVWGRESADGEEALLGMDLVRLALERADTAEKAVHVIAELLEKYGQGGACLEEQCDFTYHNSFLISDRKEAWVMETSGKYWAAERVEAGHRNISNEYSITTKMDREHPDLRKYAQNKGWWDGKAPFNFAAIYSYMNTARIEASGSRYCEGKKLLRKSNGHITAQTMMDILRDKDSGINMEGMFMTTGSMVSVVPVDPALPGVHYFTATPDPERSIFKPFVFVENMRVELKETTSPSYGPHDPVKKKPRFQSKPDRKHSLFTKHEVVAAFIETYKERGERMTRRMRKLESERMKQMEQILYHGVEQPDTLLDLFPSTVRDEMELYGKGSEVQ
- the scrn3 gene encoding secernin-3 isoform X2 — its product is MQCCQVICDVISQFGQFVIHPASSSMFCSCDTFVALPPSTEGHHIIFGKNADRPCDEVQEVLYFPATDYEPGAKVECTYIEIEQVAHTYAIILSRPAWLWGAEIGANEHQVCIGNEAVWGRESADGEEALLGMDLVRLALERADTAEKAVHVIAELLEKYGQGGACLEEQCDFTYHNSFLISDRKEAWVMETSGKYWAAERVEAGHRNISNEYSITTKMDREHPDLRKYAQNKGWWDGKAPFNFAAIYSYMNTARIEASGSRYCEGKKLLRKSNGHITAQTMMDILRDKDSGINMEGMFMTTGSMVSVVPVDPALPGVHYFTATPDPERSIFKPFVFVENMRVELKETTSPSYGPHDPVKKKPRFQSKPDRKHSLFTKHEVVAAFIETYKERGERMTRRMRKLESERMKQMEQILYHGVEQPDTLLDLFPSTVRDEMELYGKGSEVQ